In Fusarium falciforme chromosome 9, complete sequence, the sequence TACCGCGAGGGCAACGGCTACGGCAACTTTGGCCGCTCGGGCGACGACTACAGATCCGGTTACCAAGATGGTTACGGAAGCGATCGCTATGGCACGCCGCCCAATCTCCAGCAGCCGCGAGCGCCCCCGACGCTTCGACAAATGCCCTCCCGATCGCGTGTGCCGCCAGAGACGAACGCCGAGCGACAGATCACCGAGGTCCTGGACCACATTAAGAGGGAATGGCCTTCGATGTGTCAGGATGACTGCGTCCCCGTCCAGCTGGCGTTGCAGCTCCTTGACAGCAGCTCGGTTGGCCGCGCGCACGAGTACAGCCAGTTCCAGCAGTCACACAACTACCTGCAAGAGTCCCTAAAGGGCATCGTCCATGAGCATCACCAGGGCTTCAACAGTTCGATCGGTACCTTTCACAAGATCCAGAGCAGCATCCAGCAGTCCCAGAAGCGGGTCCGCGCGCTCAAGGAGTCGCTGGCCAACTCCAAGACGAGCCTATGCGCCACGGATccagagctgaagaagctgtcCAAGACTTCGCAGGAGTTTGACACGCTTGTGCAGACGCTCAACGAACTGGATGACCTACGAGCGGTGCCTGATCAGCTGGAGGCTAGAATATCTGAGAAGCGGTTCTTAACGGCCGTAGAAGTGCTCCAAAATGCGCTTCGAAAACTGAGGAAACCTGAGCTGGACGATATTGGTGCTCTTAGCGACTTGCGGAGCTATTTGGCCAACCAAGAGACAGCTCTGATGGATATTCTTGTGGAGGAACTGCATGAGCATCTCTATCTCAAGTCTCCATACTGCCAGGAGAGATGGCAGAACCTGGCCAAATCACAGGGCGCCTTTACTGAGGGTTACGTGGATGCAAAGCCCATCACGCCTTTCCATGTTATCCTCGATTCTATCGATGTCGACAAGACATTGACAGAGGACCCTATGAAGAACCCTGAGGCCGACACTTTTTACTATATTGGTCTGCTGGTGGAATCTTTGAACAAGCTTGGCCGATTACAGAACGCCGTGGAAACCCTTAAGCAGCGGCTACCAGTTGAACTGTTTGGAATCGTCAACGAGACTATCAACGAGGTGGACCAGCGACACCCAAGTTCTCTGCGAGGAGGATCAACCAAGGGCGATGGATTGCATGTCTATGGTACCCGCGAGACACAGATGCGAGCAGACGTCATATATGATCTTCTCTGGTCCCTGTACGGCAAGTTCGAGGCGATTGGAGAAGGTCATCGTGTCTTCCATGAATCTATCAAGGTCCTTATTCGACGAGAGGGTGCTGGTAACAACAGCGCTCTTCTCGGCAGCTTCAAGGAGTTATGGAATCTTTACCAGAACGAAATCAGGTCTCTGCTGCACAACTACGTCACAACGGATGCAGATGTCTATCAGTTCGACTCGCCAAACCCAGGAAATGCACTCAACGGCAAAAAGGATATTCGTGAGCATCTATTCAAGTTCTCAGAGGCCAACACAAAGTCTATTGTAATGACAACCGAGTACGACGCTCTGGACGGCATCATCCAAGACGCTGTTCCTGGTCTGGGCTCACgaaaggacaagaagcacCGAAACGCGTACGATGGAGGCAGAAAGGGAGGCGACGCCGGCTATGGAGCCAGTCACCAAACGACGGGCTCGTACAAGTCTCTGGTGGAACCTAGTGTTTTCAACATGAGTCTACTACTACCACCCACGTTGGTGTTCTTGCAGAGGCTCAAGAACATCGTGCCTCCTGGGTCTGATCTCGCAGCGAGCACGCTCACAACATTCCTGGATAACTTTTTGGTCAACGTCTTTCAGCCACAGTTAGACGAGACCTTGACCAAGCTAAGCGATACGGTCTTTGGAGAGGTGGATGCCTTCTCGCAAGACCCGGCCTGGAGCCAGGTGGCACGCCGGCCTGTGTTCCGAGGAACGACGGCCTTCTTTGAGGTTGTGACTGCGTTCTGTCGCATGCTGGGCACGATTCCACCCGACCAAGCACTCAGCTCACTGATTGTGACCCAAATGATGCGATACTACGACCGCTGCTTCAGCTGGTACAAGTCGCTTGTGGTCAAGGCTCAGGAGCAGTCTGGAGAGCTTGACAATGACAACCTGAGGGCTTCCGCGCGGTTTTCGCTAGAGCCAGGCGATATTCaggagacgatgaagaggctgTGGACGGCAGATGAGATGGACTGGGAGCTGGCAGAAAAGGAGATTCATCAGTTGATGGAGCTCACAGATGAGACGCCTCTAGAGTCGGGGGATATTATTCAGGACCGAGATTCAATCTCGTCGTTCTGTCTCTTGTACACCAGCATGAAATGGCTCGCAGTCAAGATTGCAGGCTTGCGGCAAATCACGATGCACGAGACGGACACGTCACGGCAGCAGAACCTTCCTCGACACTCGAGCCGCCGATGGACACTGATGAATGACCCGAACAAGGCCACTGCCGAAGATGGTCCCGTGTCACTACCGCTGACGCAGGAGACTGTGCAGTAAGTTGAGCAACCATGGACGTTGTCAAACATGAATACTAATCAAAGTTTAGAGCGTTTGACAGCATCGTCTCATCCTTTGAGGAGCTAGCAGGGACAGCACTGCTCACTCTTCACATGGAGATTCGGTGCCGCATAGTGCACTCGTTGCGCATCGCCTTGTCACCCCAGGTGGCACCGTACCTCCTAGATCAGGAAGTGAGCGAGCCTGATCCGCAGATCCTGAATCTCAACTCGGAGCTGGTGCTATTTGATGAGACGGTGGTCAAGTACCTGCGAGACAAGGAGATTGCCTTTATCAGGACAGGCCTAGGCCTTCTGATCAACTGCTACCTGGTGAGCAACGCCTGCAAGGCATCGCCGATGAACGCCAAGGGCTGCGGACGGATGCAACTCAACATCCTGGTGCTGCAGCAGAACCTCAAGAACGTGGAGGAGGGCGTGGACCTGGCACGGGCAGCAAACTACTTTTCGCTGTACGAGCAGGGAGCGGACGCGATTGTGGAAAAGGCaaaggaggacaaggagcagcagcgaggCAACAGCGCGCAGGACCCGGACAACTTTTCGTACGACGAGCTCAAGGCGCTCGTTGAGCTCTGCTACAGCGAGGGGATGGCGAACCCAGAGCGAGGTATTGCGTCGGCGGCTCAAAGGCAGATGACGGATAAGCTGCTGGGGCTGAGCGAGCACATGTGGCAGacatagttttatattaagagtggtgagaagttggtgatggagttgAGGACTTGGGCGATTTTGATGGGTGATGTAAGTGGCGGGAGATGTAAAGCAGCGTGTGCAATACATTCAGTTCAAGGTTGATCAAGAGCAAATGCCGATATGAGCTGTGACTACAGGAGGCATTTCCAAGGTACATTCCAAGCAATCATTCAAGCAAGCGAGTTACAGTACAGgcacaaggacaaggacgcaCTTATGCGTTGTCAAAATGGCTGTAACCATGCGTGCCGGCCACGCGACATGGATGCCGTCCCATGGATTGAATGACGATGAATGGCAGACACAAACAAAATCAATCAATCATGCAGCAGCTCGTGGGTGCGGCCTTTTGTGAAACAGTCCAGACGAAACATGGAAGCCAAAGAAAGAGGGCCGCCACACGACGCTTGTTATGCACAACTGGGCGCCTACAGACAAGCAGAAAGGTGCGAAAGCAAGCCTCGAATGCGGGGGAGCCTCACGTCAGCTTTTCAAGAGGCGGCTTTTTTGCGAGATCAGATCGATGGAGCTAAGATAGTGTGCAGATGGTGTTGTATGCAGCATGTGTGTAATTCTTCATACACGAGTTGCCGTGATGGAGTCGAGATGTGTCCAGCAAGTGACAACGGGATGTGGCAAAGGAAAACACGTCGTCTTTTGCTAACAAATGCCAATGACGGCTACAGTTGAGGGGAATAGGGGGTTGGTTTGCTCGCTGTCATTAATTATATCCGTGCAGAAAGAGAGAGACGTTGAGAGAGTCCAGGGAACAGGGGTTGTAGACGACGAATCGGTGAGGGAGATGTGTCAGCGGAGGAGGGAAGGGTTTTTGACACAAACCAGTCAGAGCCATCGAGATGGATGTTTCCAGCAGAACCAAGCTTTCTCGTGGATCCCAGGGGGGCATTTTGGAGTTGAAAGATGGGGAGGGGGATAGGGGGCATGAGAAGGGACCAGAAATAGGATAGGGAGTGGAGAATAGAGTCAAGGCGGTCTACAGCCATCTCAAACAGATCCGAGATGTCCATTTCATTAAAAAGGCTCTTGtttggagaggagagagtcTGATGAATCTCTTATGTAGCATGTTTGGTCAAAAGAGATTGATCCATCATGCTCCACCCACAGTTCAGCTCGCATTGTCATGCCGTCCATGGATGGTTTGTCGCAGAATTGGAGGGTGTGAGAGACCCCTAAAAAGCCACGGGCGTTTTTTGCGGCGGCTGTGGACATGTTCCAATGGATGTTTTCATTTgcgcctcttttttttttttctcattCGACTCGGCAACCGCAACAAAGGGCTTATTGAAGCAAAGAATTCAGGCCTGCCAGCCCCTGAGGCTTGCGGTTCATGTGGAACCTAACccccaagcaagcaaagcaGAGCTTGTCTTGTTCCATACGACCCTGTTCCTCGCTGGCGTGTACCTTGCATGCCCCGTCCGTGTGCTAGATGCAAGCCCGCTCCCGCGCTGGCCGTCTCAAACCCGGGTTCAGGGAGGGTTTGTGGATTGGAGGGGGGCTAAGAATAAGGCCCAGCGCCAGAAGCCCGGCCCAGGGGATCTTGACCAAGTTTTGTAACGGGCGCCAGGTAGAGTAGCTTGGGGTTTGGTTGTTTCGCGGGGGAGATAAAGAAGGTTGGGCGTTGGAAGAAGCTTCTTGATAGATTCGGTATATCGTATTGTTATTATAGAGAGTCTACGGGCAGGATGCCCATCAGATCGCTCAGGCCCGTATCAATCATCCCAAAGCCAAATCAGAGGCTAGCCAGGGGTCCTCGACTCCTAATTTATCAATGCCACCTAATCAAGTCTTCTTTTTTAGTTCCATCCTTTCTATTTCGGAGCCTCTCCCGCCCGGGGGGCATCCCATCCCCTTTCTCTTGCTGCAGCACCTCCTGCCAGGTCCTCCCATCTCCACTTTGACAATCTGCGCAAGCAGCCACTCACTGTCCTTGACCGTCCCATCTGCTTCCGTTCTCGTcgctctctttttctttccttttaCACTTCCATTCAGGGGCTTCCAGCACTCGTATACCGCCTGTGACCCCCTAGCACTGCGCTGGCACTTGTAGCGGGCTTCCATCACTGCCAAAACCAAACCCCCAGCGCTGGCCCAGTTAGCGAGTGAGACATCCCGTCGTTACCTTGGACAGTAAACAACAAAGCCAAAGCTCCCTCAGGAGGCCCAGCCCACCTCACCTCTAGTCGCCTACATCTATCCACAcgcatccatcccatcccacaTACCCGCGTCCCGACCAACCGACCTCCCGCCATTCCCagggtctcgtctcgtctcttctcttgcgctctagcttctttttccttttctctcttcttcatcatccccaTCATATTTGCGCCTCACCATTTTTCCCTCTCTGCAGCAGCAAAAGCAACTAGACCGTCCTCCATCGTCCGAGAGAGTCGCCGCAGTAGACCGACCCCACGCGTCCGAGCGGAACAGCCACCTTTCTCCCTCTCTAGAGCTCCATTCGCTCGTTCCCCTGGATTTCGGACTTTTTGGACTTTTCGGTGTCAATCCTCCAAAACCTACATCACCTCTTTCGCCAAACCCCGTCGCCGTCTGCCTCTGCATCGCCTACTCCGTTGCCGAACCCTTCTCCCTCCCGCCCCGTGATCGCGACGGCGGCCACCGCGGCCATAACCACTTTTCCCCTATTCTACCCTTCGCGACCGCGGTTCCCCAGCAAAGGGCTCTTGTCCACCCTTTCCCGCCTCTCTTTCTGGCCCGGAGCCCCCTgctgccgccatcatggccaactCGTGAGTCTTGAACCCCTTGGATGCCTTCAATTCGCAGTCGCCTGGGTCGACCGCTGCTAACCACTCGATCAAACAGCATCGGTGCCACCATCCGCGGTTTCTGGCATACCATGACCAGCTATGACAGACGTACGCGCGCCCCTGATTATGCATCTCATTACCGCGAGGCCCACAGACTAAACGACTCTAGATTCCACATACGATTCCCCCTACCGAACTGGTCGCCATGTCCCCCTCCAGAACGGGAGGAATGGCATCATGACTGGCGTGGCCACCGCCTC encodes:
- a CDS encoding Exocyst complex component Sec8: MSNRYDRPYREGNGYGNFGRSGDDYRSGYQDGYGSDRYGTPPNLQQPRAPPTLRQMPSRSRVPPETNAERQITEVLDHIKREWPSMCQDDCVPVQLALQLLDSSSVGRAHEYSQFQQSHNYLQESLKGIVHEHHQGFNSSIGTFHKIQSSIQQSQKRVRALKESLANSKTSLCATDPELKKLSKTSQEFDTLVQTLNELDDLRAVPDQLEARISEKRFLTAVEVLQNALRKLRKPELDDIGALSDLRSYLANQETALMDILVEELHEHLYLKSPYCQERWQNLAKSQGAFTEGYVDAKPITPFHVILDSIDVDKTLTEDPMKNPEADTFYYIGLLVESLNKLGRLQNAVETLKQRLPVELFGIVNETINEVDQRHPSSLRGGSTKGDGLHVYGTRETQMRADVIYDLLWSLYGKFEAIGEGHRVFHESIKVLIRREGAGNNSALLGSFKELWNLYQNEIRSLLHNYVTTDADVYQFDSPNPGNALNGKKDIREHLFKFSEANTKSIVMTTEYDALDGIIQDAVPGLGSRKDKKHRNAYDGGRKGGDAGYGASHQTTGSYKSLVEPSVFNMSLLLPPTLVFLQRLKNIVPPGSDLAASTLTTFLDNFLVNVFQPQLDETLTKLSDTVFGEVDAFSQDPAWSQVARRPVFRGTTAFFEVVTAFCRMLGTIPPDQALSSLIVTQMMRYYDRCFSWYKSLVVKAQEQSGELDNDNLRASARFSLEPGDIQETMKRLWTADEMDWELAEKEIHQLMELTDETPLESGDIIQDRDSISSFCLLYTSMKWLAVKIAGLRQITMHETDTSRQQNLPRHSSRRWTLMNDPNKATAEDGPVSLPLTQETVQAFDSIVSSFEELAGTALLTLHMEIRCRIVHSLRIALSPQVAPYLLDQEVSEPDPQILNLNSELVLFDETVVKYLRDKEIAFIRTGLGLLINCYLVSNACKASPMNAKGCGRMQLNILVLQQNLKNVEEGVDLARAANYFSLYEQGADAIVEKAKEDKEQQRGNSAQDPDNFSYDELKALVELCYSEGMANPERGIASAAQRQMTDKLLGLSEHMWQT